In the Diorhabda carinulata isolate Delta chromosome 9, icDioCari1.1, whole genome shotgun sequence genome, one interval contains:
- the LOC130898313 gene encoding uncharacterized protein LOC130898313: MSTDNSTSNDDVSEVVADYKYRLVVFVGKKKKKDIDIVPSSWIFYDEKTDTIKCKFMPPPYDVKRSDTLSKMVQNCEQPINDWPVYSVDIRGRARTFEEANELAIQLEYKPFAYSTQNEETAKVKAANDVHFFKNRKTFRDESLKMLNEINIDLGEKTRVNRAQPSSQKLPTEEDKQDRYYSSTDSDEEHCYDASRSKKKKIITRKNIKRSRISSSSTSDSNLKIDENNPQTPNVMEKLDKNCQPVLLCSSTNQHSIEKIEGDQFEKLYRMIDARFKTFSNEISEKFTKLNSQYNSLSLQIGQLSGKIIEIQHQLTKNNINNTDIEVDSDDENAEIKLPCKTKIDFDQFDEKLEKDKNFHKKIPTLRKVFSKPGEDVPDQNILDAMASALHNCKDWDGGRTARSKKPAEANSEIDNEHLD, from the exons ATGAGTACTGATAATAGTACATCAAATGATGATGTATCAGAAGTGGTTGCAGATTATAAGTATAGACTAGTTGTTTTTGttggtaagaaaaaaaaaaaagatattgacaTAGTGCCATCGTCTTggattttttatgatgaaaaaacagaCACAATCAAGTGCAAATTTATGCCTCCACCATACGATGTAAAGCGATCGGATACGTTATCAAAAATGGTACAGAATTGTGAACAACCGATAAATGATTGGccagtttattcagtagacatCCGAGGAAGAGCTC GAACGTTTGAAGAAGCTAATGAATTGGCTATCCAATTGGAATATAAGCCATTTGCTTATTCTACACAAAATGAAGAGACAGCTAAAGTAAAGGCTGCTAATgatgtgcatttttttaaaaatagaaaaacattcaGAGATGAATCTTTGAAGATGTTAAATGAAATCAACATCGATTTAGGTGAAAAAACACGTGTGAATAGAG ctcAGCCATCATCGCAAAAGTTACCAACAGAAGAAGATAAACAAGATAGATATTATTCTTCCACAGACTCAGACGAAGAACATTGTTACGATGCATCtagatcaaaaaaaaagaaaatcattaccagaaaaaatatcaaaagatctcGCATATCTTCGTCCAGTACATCTGattcgaatttaaaaattgatgaaaataatccaCAAACACCTAATGTAATGGAAAAGCTAGATAAGAATTGTCAACCAGTATTATTATGCTCGTCAACAAACCaacattcaattgaaaaaatcgaaggTGACCAATTTG AAAAGTTATATCGTATGATTGATGCCCGCTTTAAgactttttcaaatgaaatatcggAGAAATTCACTAAACTCAATAGTCAATATAATTCATTATCTTTACAAATTGGACAGTtaagtggaaaaattattgagattcagcatcaattaacaaagaataatatcaataacaCAGATATTGAAGTCGATAGTGATGATGAAAATGCTGAAATAAAACTTCcatgtaaaacaaaaatagattttgatcagttcgatgaaaaacttgaaaaagataagaattttcacaaaaaaattc cgACGCtcagaaaagttttttcgaaaccAGGCGAAGATGTCCCAGACCAAAATATTCTTGATGCTATGGCTTCAGCTCTACATAATTGTAAAGACTGGGACGGTGGACGAACTGCTCGTTCCAAGAAACCTGCTGAAGCTAATAGTGAAATAGACAATGAGCATTTAGACTAG